From Pagrus major chromosome 6, Pma_NU_1.0, one genomic window encodes:
- the cd8a gene encoding T-cell surface glycoprotein CD8 alpha chain isoform X1, with amino-acid sequence MEQKWIHILVILAFYQKITSGAGEDMAVNEGQQVDIRCRPPEPGSMIIWFRVLDKSGMEFIGSFSNTGVKKPNTKPPTSIFTFTKIAQDYLTLKSFKEADDSGIYSCASLHKGTELRFGTVTRLVVVKEKAAQPTSTPIDNEQSRCTDAPPCNCINSSGKAETGLSMFCTPIILGPLVGGCGLLLLLLIITTVYCNKIRTKRCPHHYKRKPRAAADGKQMANRQY; translated from the exons ATGGAACAAAAGTGGATTCATATTCTGGTGATTCTAGCTTTTTATCAAA AGATTACTTCAGGAGCTGGTGAGGACATGGCCGTAAATGAGGGGCAGCAGGTTGATATCAGGTGTCGTCCTCCTGAGCCTGGCTCTATGATCATTTGGTTTCGAGTGCTGGACAAATCTGGCATGGAATTCATTGGGTCTTTCAGCAATACTGGCGTGAAAAAACCAAATACAAAGCCTCCAACTTCCATCTTCACTTTCACAAAGATTGCACAAGATTACCTAACACTGAAGTCTTTTAAAGAAGCTGACGACAGCGGCATTTACAGCTGTGCGTCACTCCACAAAGGCACTGAACTGAGATTCGGCACAGTAACTCGACTGGTCGTAG TTAAAGAAAAAGCAGCCCAACCGACCTCGACCCCAATTGACAATGAACAGAGTCGATGCACAGATGCCCCGCCATGCAATTGCATCAACAGTAGCGGGAAAG CGGAAACCGGCCTCTCCATGTTTTGTACTCCGATCATACTGGGCCCACTAGTCGGCGGCTGCggccttcttcttctactccttATCATCACCACCGTGTACTGCAACA AAATAAGGACAAAGAGATGCCCACACCATTACAAAAGAAA ACCACGGGCAGCGGCTGATGGAAAACAAATGGCAAACAGACAATATTAA
- the cd8a gene encoding T-cell surface glycoprotein CD8 alpha chain isoform X2: MEQKWIHILVILAFYQKITSGAGEDMAVNEGQQVDIRCRPPEPGSMIIWFRVLDKSGMEFIGSFSNTGVKKPNTKPPTSIFTFTKIAQDYLTLKSFKEADDSGIYSCASLHKGTELRFGTVTRLVVEKAAQPTSTPIDNEQSRCTDAPPCNCINSSGKAETGLSMFCTPIILGPLVGGCGLLLLLLIITTVYCNKIRTKRCPHHYKRKPRAAADGKQMANRQY, from the exons ATGGAACAAAAGTGGATTCATATTCTGGTGATTCTAGCTTTTTATCAAA AGATTACTTCAGGAGCTGGTGAGGACATGGCCGTAAATGAGGGGCAGCAGGTTGATATCAGGTGTCGTCCTCCTGAGCCTGGCTCTATGATCATTTGGTTTCGAGTGCTGGACAAATCTGGCATGGAATTCATTGGGTCTTTCAGCAATACTGGCGTGAAAAAACCAAATACAAAGCCTCCAACTTCCATCTTCACTTTCACAAAGATTGCACAAGATTACCTAACACTGAAGTCTTTTAAAGAAGCTGACGACAGCGGCATTTACAGCTGTGCGTCACTCCACAAAGGCACTGAACTGAGATTCGGCACAGTAACTCGACTGGTCGTAG AAAAAGCAGCCCAACCGACCTCGACCCCAATTGACAATGAACAGAGTCGATGCACAGATGCCCCGCCATGCAATTGCATCAACAGTAGCGGGAAAG CGGAAACCGGCCTCTCCATGTTTTGTACTCCGATCATACTGGGCCCACTAGTCGGCGGCTGCggccttcttcttctactccttATCATCACCACCGTGTACTGCAACA AAATAAGGACAAAGAGATGCCCACACCATTACAAAAGAAA ACCACGGGCAGCGGCTGATGGAAAACAAATGGCAAACAGACAATATTAA
- the cd8a gene encoding T-cell surface glycoprotein CD8 alpha chain isoform X3, translated as MIPFDTAEKKVTEITSGAGEDMAVNEGQQVDIRCRPPEPGSMIIWFRVLDKSGMEFIGSFSNTGVKKPNTKPPTSIFTFTKIAQDYLTLKSFKEADDSGIYSCASLHKGTELRFGTVTRLVVVKEKAAQPTSTPIDNEQSRCTDAPPCNCINSSGKAETGLSMFCTPIILGPLVGGCGLLLLLLIITTVYCNKIRTKRCPHHYKRKPRAAADGKQMANRQY; from the exons ATGATCCCATTTGACACAGCCGAGAAGAAGGTTACAG AGATTACTTCAGGAGCTGGTGAGGACATGGCCGTAAATGAGGGGCAGCAGGTTGATATCAGGTGTCGTCCTCCTGAGCCTGGCTCTATGATCATTTGGTTTCGAGTGCTGGACAAATCTGGCATGGAATTCATTGGGTCTTTCAGCAATACTGGCGTGAAAAAACCAAATACAAAGCCTCCAACTTCCATCTTCACTTTCACAAAGATTGCACAAGATTACCTAACACTGAAGTCTTTTAAAGAAGCTGACGACAGCGGCATTTACAGCTGTGCGTCACTCCACAAAGGCACTGAACTGAGATTCGGCACAGTAACTCGACTGGTCGTAG TTAAAGAAAAAGCAGCCCAACCGACCTCGACCCCAATTGACAATGAACAGAGTCGATGCACAGATGCCCCGCCATGCAATTGCATCAACAGTAGCGGGAAAG CGGAAACCGGCCTCTCCATGTTTTGTACTCCGATCATACTGGGCCCACTAGTCGGCGGCTGCggccttcttcttctactccttATCATCACCACCGTGTACTGCAACA AAATAAGGACAAAGAGATGCCCACACCATTACAAAAGAAA ACCACGGGCAGCGGCTGATGGAAAACAAATGGCAAACAGACAATATTAA
- the cd8a gene encoding T-cell surface glycoprotein CD8 alpha chain isoform X4, producing MEQKWIHILVILAFYQKITSGAGEDMAVNEGQQVDIRCRPPEPGSMIIWFRVLDKSGMEFIGSFSNTGVKKPNTKPPTSIFTFTKIAQDYLTLKSFKEADDSGIYSCASLHKGTELRFGTVTRLVVVKEKAAQPTSTPIDNEQSRCTDAPPCNCINSSGKAETGLSMFCTPIILGPLVGGCGLLLLLLIITTVYCNKIRTKRCPHHYKRK from the exons ATGGAACAAAAGTGGATTCATATTCTGGTGATTCTAGCTTTTTATCAAA AGATTACTTCAGGAGCTGGTGAGGACATGGCCGTAAATGAGGGGCAGCAGGTTGATATCAGGTGTCGTCCTCCTGAGCCTGGCTCTATGATCATTTGGTTTCGAGTGCTGGACAAATCTGGCATGGAATTCATTGGGTCTTTCAGCAATACTGGCGTGAAAAAACCAAATACAAAGCCTCCAACTTCCATCTTCACTTTCACAAAGATTGCACAAGATTACCTAACACTGAAGTCTTTTAAAGAAGCTGACGACAGCGGCATTTACAGCTGTGCGTCACTCCACAAAGGCACTGAACTGAGATTCGGCACAGTAACTCGACTGGTCGTAG TTAAAGAAAAAGCAGCCCAACCGACCTCGACCCCAATTGACAATGAACAGAGTCGATGCACAGATGCCCCGCCATGCAATTGCATCAACAGTAGCGGGAAAG CGGAAACCGGCCTCTCCATGTTTTGTACTCCGATCATACTGGGCCCACTAGTCGGCGGCTGCggccttcttcttctactccttATCATCACCACCGTGTACTGCAACA AAATAAGGACAAAGAGATGCCCACACCATTACAAAAGAAAgtaa